GCCTCCCCGGCACAAGGACCACCTGATTCAGCGAGATTCGCTGGCATTCGGTGGGTTCTTTCCCCGAACGGAAAAAGCGCCTGGACAGAGCCGGACCGGCGCGGCACCCTGGAAGAGCAACCATGTCGGGGGGCAGGGGGAGCCACATGGCGTTGCGCATTCATTTCACCGACGACGATTTCGGCCGGGCGAGGGGGCGCACCGGCCCCGATCCGCTGTGGGAACTGGTGCTGAGCCTCACCGCGCTGCAGAGCCGCCGCCCGGCGGCCGGGCCGCGGGTCTGGTCCGCGCGCGTCCGCAAGCAGCTTCGCCGGGAGGGGCTGCTGCCGCATCCGCGTCCGGCGCCCGCACTGGAGTTGTCCGCCCGGGCCGCGAAGGCGCTGCCGTCCGGCCGCGGCACGGGGATAGGGAGACCGGCCGAGCGGCGGCAGCTCGGCCCGGTCGCGGGAGACGGCGTCGTGCGCGTGGAGAAAACGAGGCTGCGCGCCGACCTGCAGACGTTTTTCGTGCACGGAGTCGCGCCGTCGTGGGTCGGCGAGGTGGCCGACGGGGCCCGCGCGCTGCTCGGATCGGCGCTCACGTCGTACGGCGCGGCGCGCGAGACTCCGGTGCGGCCGTCCGCCGGGAACAGACAGGTCGCGCCGATTCGCTGGGAGAGCCCGGAGTTCTCCGGAGGGCCTTCCGCGGACCGCAGTGTCTACTTCGGAGGCTTGCTCGTGATCCCGGCGTATTTCCGGGTCGTGGAACCGGATCCGGCGACCGGACCGGAGCAGCCGGTGGTACTGGCCCGGGCCGAGGAGCGTGCGCTCGAGGCCGCCCCGGACCCGCTGCCGGACCTGCTCGGCGAGATCCGGGCCCGGGCCCTGCACGCGCTGGCGGTCCCGCGGTCCACCGCCGAACTGGCCGGGGAGATCGGCGTGACCCCGGTCGCGGCGAGCAAACACACGAGTGTCCTGCGCCGCGCGGGGCTAGTCGAAAGCCAGCGGGACGGGAATACCGTCCGGCACGCGGTGACGGCCACCGGGCTGGCGTTGCTGAGCGCGTCCGGCGCTTAAGGGCGCGGTTCGGAAGAATCCCACGTACTGGCGGACGACGGCGGCAATAAACGACGCGGCTAAACGGGGCGACCAGGGTCGTCCGAGGTTGCCTCTGTGTGGCGTTACGCACGAATGAGTGAAAAGAACGGGTGAAATCGGGTGTTGGCGCGGTGCCGATTGCCCGCCGCGGACGCTTTTTCCCGCGACTTGGGCACATTTGTTCGCAAACCCTCCCGGGTTCCCGGTTTTCCCGGCATTCTCGGAGCATGGCTTCTGGTGGTTTCCGCGGGTCCGCGGTGCGCGGGCGCGTGTTCCTCCTCCCGGTCCTGGCCGCGGCGGTCGCGGTCTCGGCGCTGGCCGGGGTCGCGCTGGGGCTGTGGATCCACCGGCAGGGCTCGGCGGCGATCGACCGCGCGCCCGGCCGGTCCGTAGTTGCCGCCGTCCAGCCCGGATCCGGTGCCCTGCGCGGGACCGAGGGCGCCGCGGTGCCCGACACCCGGCGCGTCCGGTGGACCGCCCCGGACGGCGGCGCCGAGGAAGCGACCATCCCGCTGCGCTCCGACCCGGCGGCCCGCGGCCTGACCCGCGTCCGCGTCGACGCGCGGGGCCAGCTCCGGTCCTCGTCGCCGGACCGGCTCGACGTGCTGTCGGTGTCGCTGATCACGACGATCGCCTGGGAACTGGTCACCGCCATCGCGGGATTCGCGCTGTACCGCCGTTTCTCGCGGGGGCGCGTCGCCGCGTGAGGGGATGGCGGCAGAACCGGGGGATCGCTGCGGTACTGCGCTCGGCGCGGTGAAGCTTCTGCCGGACTCGGCTGTGCGCGTGGTCAAGCCGGTGGTGACTGCCGGAGGGCGCGGATCTTCCCGGCGAGGCGGCACCAGGCCTGGATGATCGCGAGGGGTTCGTTGCGGTGAAGCCCACGTCGAGCCTGACTGCCAGCGTGGCCAAGCCAGTCGAGGCGGGGGGTGGCTGCCGAACTCGGGAGGAACTTGTCGAGCCAGCGGGCAAAGGCGCGGATCTTCCCGGCGAACCAGCGCCCGATCCAGGCACGGGCGCGAGTCAGCGCCAATGACAGCGGTAGAACCAGACGAGCGCGAGCGGGATCGCCGTCGTCAGCACGGCGCCCACGATGATCGGCGGGGCGGAGCCCATCCCGAAGCCGACCACCAGGGTCACCAGGCCGGTCAGGAACACGCTGAGCACCCCGAGCGCGGCCGCGGCGAAGGTGACGACCGGCATCGGGCGGAACTTCTCGAAGCGGCGGGCAAGGCGCGGATTTTCCTGGGCGAGGCGGCGTTCGATCTCGTCCAGCTGCTGTTGTTCGTGGTCGCGCAGCGCCATCGTCCGCTCCGCCCGTCGACCTGGCCGGGACTTCTCCGCTGATTCTGCCACGAAACGCGGCCGGAATCCGGGGTCGAGTTCGATTCGAAGCTCCGTGCGGGCGAGGGCGCGGAATGCGGCCGGTGCGCCGCGAAAGCGAAGGGGCGGCCCGCCGGATGCGGCCGGCCGCCCGCACGGGTCAGTCGCGGCGGCGGCCGCCCACGATGAGCCGGTAGCCGGTCAGGATGACCAGCGCGCCGAGCACCGCGAGACCCCACGTGCGCAGGTCGAAGAACGTCCCGAGCTGGGTGTGGAACAGCGTTTTGCCGATCCAGCCGCCCACGAACGCGCCTCCGATCCCGAGCAGGATGGTGATGATGCAGCCGCCCGGGTCCTTGCCCGGCATGAGGGCCTTCGCGATCAATCCGGCGATCAGGCCCAGCACGATCCAGCTGACAACGCCCACGTCGGTCCTCTCCTCGGTACGGCGGCGGCCCGGCGGGCCGCCTCTGGTCGGACCAGGATGGCATGGTCCGACCGGGTGGCGCGCGCCAGCTTCGGGGCCGCTTTCCGCGGCCCCGGCCGGATTCAGCGGCGCAGGGAGGTTTCCGTGTCCATATGCGACAGTTTGGCCGGATTCCGCACCGCGTACAGGCCGGTGATCTTGCCCTCGTCGATGCGGAGCGTGAGCACCGTGTCGACCTCGCCGTCGAGCTTCAGCACCAGCGCCGGGTGCCCGTTGACCTGCATCGGGCGCAGCGGTGCGGGGATCTGGGCGCTCCCGGCGGCCAGCAGGCGCGCGACCTTGTCCGCGCCGACGATCGGCCTCAGCACCGCCTGTTTCACGCCGCCGCCGTCGCCGAGGAAGACGACGTCCGGGGCGAGCAGATCGAGCAGTCCCTGCAGGTCGCCGGTCTCGACGGCCCGATGGAACGCTTCGAGCGCACCCCTGGTTTCGGCGGGCGTGACGTCGCCGCGCGGACGGCGGGCGGACACGTGCGACCGCGCCCGGTGCCCGATCTGCCGCACCGCGGCCGGGGTTTTGCCGACCGCCTCGGCGATTTCGTCGTACGGCAGGTCGAAGACCTCGCGCAGCACGAACACCGCGCGCTCGGTCGGCCGCAGCGTTTCGAGCACCAGCAGCATCGCCATCGACACGTGGTCGGCGAGTTCGACGTCCTCGGCCACGTCCGGCGCGGTGAGCAGCGGCTCGGGCAGCCAGGTGCCGACGTAGGACTCCTTGCGCCTGCCGAGCGTGCGCAGCCGGGTCAGCGCCTGGCGCGTGGTGATCCGGACCAGGTAGGCGCGGTGCTCGCGGATCTCGTCGAGGTTGACGCCCGCCCACTTCAGCCAGGTCTCCTGCAGCACGTCCTCGGCGTCGGCGGCCGAGCCGAGCATCTCGTACGCGACGGTGAACAGGAGGTTCCGGTGGGCGAGGAAGGTCTCGGTGGCGAGGTCCGGGCTCGCTTCGCCGGGCGCTGTCATGGGTGGCTCCTTCGTGCTCCGGGGTCGATCGCCCACAGGACGCCGGCCGCCGGGAGTTTGTGACATCAGGTCCGGTCGGCGTCGTGGCCGAAGTCCCCCGCGGGATGCGAGGGTAGCCGGAGAAGACCTCGGCGGAGAGGAGTTCGCGACGATGGCGGAGCGGGGACCGGACTGGCTGCGGCGGACGTGGGACAAGGCCGCGCCGCGCTACGACCGCGACATCGCGTGGCTCGAGCGGGCGCTGCTCGCCGACGGCCGCGAATGGGTGTGCGGGCAGGCTTCGGGGGAAGTGCTGGAGGTCGCGGTCGGGACCGGCCGGAACCTGCCCTGGTATCCGCCGGACGTGCGCTTGACCGGAATCGACCTCAGCCCGTCGATGCTGGACCTGGCCCGCGGCCGGGCCGCCGAGACCGGGCGGGAGGTGACCCTGACCGAGGCCGACGCGCAGTCGCTTCCGTTCCCGGACGGCACGTTCGACACGGTCGTCTGCACGCTGGGCCTGTGCGGCGTGCCGGACGAACGCGGCGCGCTCGCGGAGATGCACCGGGTGCTGCGGCCGGGCGGGCAGTTGCTGCTGCTGGACCACGTCGGCAGCCACCGCCGGTTCGTTCTCGCTGCTCAGCGGCTGCTGGAGAAGCTCACCGTTTGGCAGCTGGGGGATTACCTGACCCGGCGGCCGCTGCCGTTGCTCGCCGCGGCCGGGTTCGAGGTGGAGCGGGCGGAGCGGAGCAAGGCCGGGATCGTGGAACGGGTGGCCGCGCGGAAGGCCGCTTAGTCCTGCGCGGTGGATCCGGTGCGGCAGAAGGAAAGCGCGAACCTCGATCGCGAGCTGCACCAGTGCGCTACCTGGACGCATGTAACACGTGCTACATTCACCGCTGTGGCAGGGGACAGATGGCTGGTGCTGGTAGTGCGGGTGCCGTCCGCGCCGTCGCGGCACCGGGTCGCCGTGTGGCGGGAGCTGCGGCGGGCAGGCGCGTTGTCGATCGGGCAGGGCGCCTGGGCGGTGCCGGACGTGCCCGGGTTCGCCGGAGGCGTCGCGCGGGTCGTCGAGCTGGCCGAACGCGGCGAGGGCGAGGTGATCACGCTCGACGCCGCCGAACGCGACGGCTCGCGGCTGGCGGAGCTGTTCACTGCCGAGCGGGAAGAGGAGTGGGCGGAGTTCCTGGCCGACTGCGGGAAGTTCGACGCGGAGATCGCCAAGGAAATCCGGATCGGCAAGTTCACGATGGCCGAGCTGGAGGAGGAAGAGCAGAGCCTCGAGCGGTTGCGGCGCTGGCATCGGGACTTGAAGGCTCGCGACGTGTTCGGCGCGCCCTCGGCGGCGGAGGCCGAGCAGCGGCTGAAGCAGTGCGCGGAGCGGCTCGCCGACTACACCGAGCAGGTTTTCCAAGCCCTGCACCAGATGTGAAGGGCCGCCCGCGGCGGCGAGGGGCCGACGTGCGTTCCCGGGTTGAGCGGCTCCCTTCGCAGGCGACACCAAAGCGGGTCTTCCGGCCCGGACCGGAGGTGAGGATTTCCGATGCGTTCTGCTGAGCTGCGTCCGCTGTACGCCGCCGGGTTCGTCACGGCGTTCGGTGCGCACAGCATCGCCGCCAGCCTCGGCGCGTACACGCACGGCGATTCCTTGCTGACCCTGGGATTGCTGCTCGCGGTCTACGACGGGGCCGAGGTCGTGCTCAAGCCGGTGTTCGGTTCGCTGGCCGACCGGATCGGGCCGCGGCCGGTGCTGCTCGGCGGGCTGCTGGCGTTCGCGCTCGCGTCGGCGGCCTTCGTCGTCGCGGGAAATCCGGCGGCGGTCGGGCTCGCGCGATTCGGTCAGGGCGCGGCCGCGGCGGCCTTCTCGCCCGCGGCCGGAGCGCTGGTCGCGCGGCTGTCGCCGACGAAACGGCAGGGGCGCGCGTTCGGCGGTTACGGCGCGTGGAAGAGCGTCGGGTACACGCTGGGCCCGTTGCTCGGCGGCGTGCTGATCACGGTAGGCGGATTTTCCTTGCTGTTCGGCACTCTTGCGGTGCTGGCCTTCGTGGTCGCCGGATGGGCCGCGCTGGCGGTGCCCGCGCCGGAGCCGTTGCCTCGGCAGCGGCAGACCGTGCTCGACCTTGCCCGCCGGCTGGCTGAGCCCGGGTTCCTCCGGCCGACCGCGGTGCTGGCCGGGACGACCGGAGCGCTCGCGGTCGGCATCGGATTCCTGCCGGTGACCGGGGCGGCGAGCGGGCTCGGCACGGTCGCGACCGGCGCGGTGGTGTCGGTGCTGGCGTTGTGCTCCGCGCTGGTGCAGCCG
The nucleotide sequence above comes from Amycolatopsis sp. AA4. Encoded proteins:
- a CDS encoding helix-turn-helix transcriptional regulator — protein: MALRIHFTDDDFGRARGRTGPDPLWELVLSLTALQSRRPAAGPRVWSARVRKQLRREGLLPHPRPAPALELSARAAKALPSGRGTGIGRPAERRQLGPVAGDGVVRVEKTRLRADLQTFFVHGVAPSWVGEVADGARALLGSALTSYGAARETPVRPSAGNRQVAPIRWESPEFSGGPSADRSVYFGGLLVIPAYFRVVEPDPATGPEQPVVLARAEERALEAAPDPLPDLLGEIRARALHALAVPRSTAELAGEIGVTPVAASKHTSVLRRAGLVESQRDGNTVRHAVTATGLALLSASGA
- a CDS encoding DUF3040 domain-containing protein — encoded protein: MALRDHEQQQLDEIERRLAQENPRLARRFEKFRPMPVVTFAAAALGVLSVFLTGLVTLVVGFGMGSAPPIIVGAVLTTAIPLALVWFYRCHWR
- a CDS encoding GlsB/YeaQ/YmgE family stress response membrane protein, with the protein product MGVVSWIVLGLIAGLIAKALMPGKDPGGCIITILLGIGGAFVGGWIGKTLFHTQLGTFFDLRTWGLAVLGALVILTGYRLIVGGRRRD
- a CDS encoding RNA polymerase sigma-70 factor; this encodes MTAPGEASPDLATETFLAHRNLLFTVAYEMLGSAADAEDVLQETWLKWAGVNLDEIREHRAYLVRITTRQALTRLRTLGRRKESYVGTWLPEPLLTAPDVAEDVELADHVSMAMLLVLETLRPTERAVFVLREVFDLPYDEIAEAVGKTPAAVRQIGHRARSHVSARRPRGDVTPAETRGALEAFHRAVETGDLQGLLDLLAPDVVFLGDGGGVKQAVLRPIVGADKVARLLAAGSAQIPAPLRPMQVNGHPALVLKLDGEVDTVLTLRIDEGKITGLYAVRNPAKLSHMDTETSLRR
- a CDS encoding class I SAM-dependent methyltransferase, whose amino-acid sequence is MAERGPDWLRRTWDKAAPRYDRDIAWLERALLADGREWVCGQASGEVLEVAVGTGRNLPWYPPDVRLTGIDLSPSMLDLARGRAAETGREVTLTEADAQSLPFPDGTFDTVVCTLGLCGVPDERGALAEMHRVLRPGGQLLLLDHVGSHRRFVLAAQRLLEKLTVWQLGDYLTRRPLPLLAAAGFEVERAERSKAGIVERVAARKAA
- a CDS encoding Chromate resistance protein ChrB is translated as MAGDRWLVLVVRVPSAPSRHRVAVWRELRRAGALSIGQGAWAVPDVPGFAGGVARVVELAERGEGEVITLDAAERDGSRLAELFTAEREEEWAEFLADCGKFDAEIAKEIRIGKFTMAELEEEEQSLERLRRWHRDLKARDVFGAPSAAEAEQRLKQCAERLADYTEQVFQALHQM
- a CDS encoding MFS transporter yields the protein MRSAELRPLYAAGFVTAFGAHSIAASLGAYTHGDSLLTLGLLLAVYDGAEVVLKPVFGSLADRIGPRPVLLGGLLAFALASAAFVVAGNPAAVGLARFGQGAAAAAFSPAAGALVARLSPTKRQGRAFGGYGAWKSVGYTLGPLLGGVLITVGGFSLLFGTLAVLAFVVAGWAALAVPAPEPLPRQRQTVLDLARRLAEPGFLRPTAVLAGTTGALAVGIGFLPVTGAASGLGTVATGAVVSVLALCSALVQPWAGRLRDAGRIPDGWGMAGGLLLTAAGLALGALVPGVVGVVVAAVAIGAGVGVATPIGFAHLAGSAPKERLGQTMGAAEVGRELGDAGGPLLVGALASAATLGAGFGGLAVVLAVLGLVVAGFRRR